Proteins from a genomic interval of Geodermatophilus obscurus DSM 43160:
- a CDS encoding helix-turn-helix transcriptional regulator: MPNETPGRDHTADPAPALLSITEAAELLRAPVATLRYWRHLGTGPTSFRLGRRVLYRRDDLHAWIDARRDHRTPPAP; encoded by the coding sequence ATGCCCAACGAGACACCCGGCCGCGATCACACCGCCGACCCCGCACCTGCGCTGCTCTCTATCACCGAAGCCGCCGAACTGCTGCGGGCCCCCGTCGCGACGCTCCGCTACTGGCGGCACCTGGGCACCGGCCCGACCAGCTTCCGCCTCGGCCGCCGCGTCCTCTACCGCCGCGACGACCTCCACGCCTGGATCGACGCCCGTCGCGACCACCGCACACCTCCGGCGCCATGA
- a CDS encoding ABC transporter ATP-binding protein: MLELQNLTKRYGDVVAVDDLTFDVRPGVVTGFLGPNGAGKSTTMRMILGLDRPTSGSVTVNGRDYRTSTAPLHEIGALLDGKAVDKGRSARNHLLALGATVGVGARRVDELLDAVGLAEVARKPAGSFSLGMGQRLGIASALLADPSIVMLDEPVNGLDPDGILWVRSFLRSLAEEGRTVFLSSHLMSEMELTADHLIVVGRGRLIRDVSMAEFIASAWSDKVRVVSPDATALAGLLAAPGVTVTSSSPTELEIEGVPASEIGDLAARHGLPLHELVPLHPSLEEAFMELTKESVQYHGRTDGALPTTAAAAR; this comes from the coding sequence ATGCTGGAACTGCAGAACCTGACCAAGCGCTACGGGGACGTCGTCGCCGTCGACGACCTCACCTTCGACGTCCGTCCCGGTGTCGTCACCGGGTTCCTCGGGCCGAACGGGGCGGGCAAGTCCACCACCATGCGGATGATCCTCGGCCTGGACCGGCCGACCTCCGGATCGGTCACCGTCAACGGGCGGGACTACCGGACGTCGACGGCGCCGCTGCACGAGATCGGCGCCCTGCTCGACGGCAAGGCGGTGGACAAGGGGCGCTCGGCCCGCAACCACCTGCTGGCCCTGGGGGCCACGGTGGGTGTCGGAGCCCGCCGCGTGGACGAGCTGCTGGACGCGGTCGGTCTGGCCGAGGTCGCGCGCAAGCCGGCGGGTTCCTTCTCCCTGGGCATGGGGCAGCGGCTGGGCATCGCCTCGGCGCTGCTGGCCGACCCGTCCATCGTGATGCTCGACGAGCCGGTGAACGGGCTGGACCCCGACGGCATCCTGTGGGTGCGCAGCTTCCTGCGGTCCTTGGCCGAGGAGGGGCGAACGGTGTTCCTGTCCTCGCACCTGATGAGCGAGATGGAGCTGACCGCCGACCACCTGATCGTCGTCGGCCGGGGCCGGCTGATCCGGGACGTGTCGATGGCGGAGTTCATCGCCTCGGCGTGGAGCGACAAGGTCAGGGTCGTCTCGCCGGACGCCACGGCACTGGCCGGCCTGCTGGCCGCGCCCGGGGTCACCGTGACGTCGTCCTCGCCGACGGAGCTGGAGATCGAGGGCGTGCCCGCCTCGGAGATCGGTGACCTCGCCGCGCGCCACGGTCTGCCGCTCCACGAGCTCGTCCCGCTGCACCCCTCCCTAGAGGAGGCCTTCATGGAACTCACGAAGGAGTCCGTGCAGTACCACGGCCGCACCGACGGCGCGCTCCCCACCACCGCGGCGGCAGCCCGGTGA
- a CDS encoding PP2C family protein-serine/threonine phosphatase, protein MPLRRWVRGSAPYTERDRELVSALMTRAGLVVEAARASFLDRTVSETMQRALLPTLLPQPDHLQLASRYQLAENTQLVGGDWYDAYLDATGTTSLVVGDVAGHDIAAAVTMGQLRTELRMAGLDGTAGPARVLTTVDVACDTFGQHVFATALVARVERFPPDRPARDRALTWSSAGHPPPVLLHADGTVAVLTDRVGLPLGVDPSRPRPEHRHVLPVNSTLLLYTDGLLEQLDVPVAATGRPGGSGTRDLDTGLARLTDLLAGSAGLDLEDLCDLVMTTLLPPAGAADDVALLAIRPYAEDQPRPPQAGPNVVP, encoded by the coding sequence GTGCCCCTCCGGCGGTGGGTGCGAGGCTCGGCGCCCTACACCGAGCGCGACCGCGAGCTGGTGAGCGCGCTGATGACCCGCGCCGGCCTGGTGGTCGAGGCCGCGCGGGCATCGTTCCTCGACCGCACGGTGTCCGAGACGATGCAGCGGGCGCTGCTGCCCACGCTGCTGCCGCAGCCCGACCACCTGCAGCTGGCCTCCCGCTACCAGCTGGCCGAGAACACGCAGCTGGTCGGCGGGGACTGGTACGACGCCTACCTCGACGCCACCGGCACCACCAGCCTGGTCGTCGGCGACGTGGCCGGCCACGACATCGCAGCGGCGGTCACGATGGGCCAGCTGCGCACCGAGCTGCGCATGGCCGGCCTCGACGGGACCGCCGGCCCGGCGAGAGTGCTCACCACCGTCGACGTCGCCTGCGACACCTTCGGCCAGCACGTGTTCGCCACCGCCCTGGTCGCCCGCGTGGAACGCTTCCCCCCGGACCGGCCCGCGCGGGACCGCGCCCTGACCTGGAGTTCGGCCGGGCACCCCCCACCGGTGCTGCTGCACGCCGACGGCACCGTCGCCGTCCTCACCGACCGGGTCGGGCTCCCGCTCGGCGTCGATCCCTCCCGGCCCCGTCCCGAGCACCGCCACGTGCTGCCGGTGAACTCCACCCTGCTGCTCTACACCGACGGGCTCCTCGAGCAGCTCGACGTCCCGGTCGCCGCCACCGGGCGGCCCGGCGGCTCCGGCACGCGCGACCTGGACACGGGCCTGGCGCGCCTGACCGACCTGCTGGCCGGCAGCGCCGGCCTCGACCTCGAGGACCTCTGCGACCTGGTCATGACCACGCTGCTCCCACCGGCGGGAGCCGCCGACGACGTCGCCCTGCTCGCCATCCGCCCGTACGCCGAGGACCAGCCGCGCCCGCCGCAGGCCGGCCCCAACGTCGTGCCTTGA
- a CDS encoding sensor histidine kinase, translating to MAGGRLWSAAHPRLADACLAALLVLLVLPTLVIRNPEFPGSPDGWSLAVFALAAAALVFRREQPLRVWAFATVAGVAGVLQSDGSIVLAATTCVALYTVGSRLPLRSVVLASVVSGVAYTLASVVAEGDWLDDRGVPGLQTFAWSAAASAVGVAVRSHRATLAAAEARALQAELTREDEAERRVSDERLRIARELHDVVAHHISIVNVQAGVARHLLDADPDQARAALDLVRDASKTVLSEMSTVVGLLRTAGEEAPTDPTPGMARVGELADSIRQAGLDLTWTVSGELAGLPAIHDLTAYRVVQETLTNALRYGTGAATMVVDSRPEGVSIEVRNEVGRNGRHRSGGGHGLIGMRERVDAVRGRLAAGPEPDGAYRVSVLIPRDPA from the coding sequence GTGGCAGGGGGACGGCTCTGGTCGGCGGCGCACCCGCGGCTCGCGGATGCGTGTCTGGCGGCGCTGCTGGTCCTCCTCGTCCTCCCGACCCTCGTCATCCGGAATCCCGAGTTCCCGGGAAGCCCGGACGGCTGGTCCCTGGCCGTGTTCGCCCTCGCCGCGGCAGCTCTGGTCTTCCGGCGGGAGCAGCCGCTGCGGGTCTGGGCGTTCGCGACGGTGGCGGGGGTCGCCGGCGTGCTGCAGAGCGACGGGAGCATCGTCCTGGCTGCCACCACCTGCGTCGCGCTCTACACGGTCGGCAGCCGACTACCCCTGCGCAGCGTGGTCCTAGCGAGCGTCGTCTCGGGTGTCGCCTACACCCTCGCCTCGGTCGTGGCCGAGGGCGACTGGCTCGACGACCGCGGGGTCCCTGGCCTGCAGACCTTCGCGTGGTCGGCCGCCGCCTCGGCGGTCGGGGTCGCAGTGCGCAGTCACCGGGCCACGCTGGCGGCGGCGGAGGCCCGCGCCCTGCAGGCCGAGCTGACGCGGGAGGACGAGGCCGAGCGCCGGGTCAGCGACGAGCGGCTGCGCATCGCCCGCGAGCTCCACGACGTCGTGGCCCACCACATCTCGATCGTCAACGTGCAGGCTGGGGTCGCGCGCCATCTCCTGGACGCCGACCCCGACCAGGCGCGAGCGGCGCTCGACCTGGTGCGTGACGCCAGCAAGACCGTGCTGTCGGAGATGTCCACGGTCGTGGGTCTGCTGCGCACCGCGGGGGAGGAGGCGCCGACCGATCCGACGCCGGGCATGGCCCGGGTCGGCGAGCTGGCCGACTCCATCCGCCAGGCCGGGCTGGACCTGACCTGGACCGTCAGCGGCGAGCTCGCGGGGCTCCCCGCGATCCACGACCTGACCGCGTACCGGGTCGTCCAGGAGACGCTGACCAACGCCCTGAGGTACGGCACCGGCGCGGCCACGATGGTCGTGGACAGCCGACCGGAGGGTGTGAGCATCGAGGTGCGCAACGAGGTTGGCAGGAACGGACGGCACCGGTCCGGGGGCGGTCACGGTCTGATCGGCATGCGGGAACGCGTCGACGCCGTCCGCGGGCGGCTGGCGGCCGGACCGGAGCCGGACGGCGCCTATCGGGTGTCGGTCCTCATCCCGCGGGACCCGGCATGA
- a CDS encoding response regulator has protein sequence MTVRVLLADDQVLIRSGFAALVNSADDLKVVGEAGDGAEAVRQAGALRPDVVLMDIRMPGVDGLTAARQIAASPDLSEVRIIVLTTFEADEYVVEALRSGASGFLGKSVEPDELLDAIRVVARGDALLSPRATRSLIARFLAQPGRSGPDPDGPAPVDAALDVLTEREREMVALVAHGLSNEDIAARLHLSPLTVKTHVNRAMSKLRARDRAQLVVLAYQTGLVRAGDTYPR, from the coding sequence ATGACCGTCCGCGTGCTGCTCGCCGACGACCAGGTCCTCATCCGATCGGGGTTCGCGGCGCTCGTCAACAGTGCCGACGACCTCAAGGTGGTCGGTGAGGCAGGTGACGGCGCCGAGGCCGTCCGCCAGGCCGGCGCGCTGCGACCGGACGTCGTCCTGATGGACATCCGCATGCCCGGTGTGGACGGACTGACGGCGGCTCGGCAGATCGCCGCGTCACCCGACCTCTCCGAGGTCCGCATCATCGTGCTGACCACCTTCGAGGCCGACGAGTACGTCGTCGAGGCCCTGCGGTCGGGGGCGAGCGGGTTCCTGGGCAAGAGCGTCGAGCCGGACGAGTTGCTCGACGCCATCCGGGTGGTCGCGCGCGGTGACGCGCTGCTGTCCCCGCGGGCCACCCGGAGCCTGATCGCCCGCTTCCTGGCCCAGCCCGGCCGGTCCGGGCCGGACCCCGACGGGCCTGCTCCCGTCGACGCGGCGCTCGACGTCCTCACGGAGCGGGAACGCGAGATGGTCGCGCTGGTGGCGCACGGGCTGAGCAACGAGGACATCGCGGCGCGCCTGCACCTCTCGCCGCTCACGGTCAAGACGCACGTCAACCGGGCCATGAGCAAGCTCCGCGCGCGGGACCGGGCCCAGCTGGTGGTCCTCGCCTACCAGACCGGGCTCGTCCGGGCGGGCGACACGTATCCGCGCTGA
- a CDS encoding SDR family oxidoreductase produces MSIVVTGATGHLGRLVVEALLARGVPADQIVATGRRVEALADLQDRGVTVRRADYTDPDSLRAAFAGAEKVLLVSSSEVGQRLPQHRNVISAAKDAGVRLIAYTSFPHADTSTLPLAAEHLATEQVLVESGVPHVVLRNGWYIENYTGQLATYLEHGIVGSAGTGKVSAAPRADFAEAAAAVLTQDGHDGAVYELGGEAFTMPELAATVSAVTGRHVAYTDVPVEQYAQILVGAGLPEPAAALFADFDRAVADGEHHVGDDLATLIGRAPTPLADAVAAAAARQQ; encoded by the coding sequence ATGTCCATCGTCGTCACCGGCGCCACCGGCCACCTCGGCCGACTGGTCGTCGAAGCCCTCCTCGCCCGCGGCGTGCCCGCCGACCAGATTGTCGCCACCGGCCGCCGCGTCGAGGCGCTCGCCGACCTGCAGGACCGCGGCGTCACCGTCCGCCGCGCCGACTACACCGACCCCGACTCCCTGCGCGCCGCGTTCGCCGGCGCCGAGAAGGTGCTGCTCGTCTCGAGCAGCGAGGTCGGCCAGCGGCTGCCGCAGCACCGCAACGTGATTTCGGCGGCGAAGGACGCGGGTGTGCGCCTGATCGCATACACCAGCTTCCCCCACGCCGACACCTCGACCCTTCCTCTGGCAGCCGAGCACCTCGCCACCGAGCAGGTCCTGGTCGAGTCCGGGGTGCCGCACGTCGTCCTGCGCAACGGTTGGTACATCGAGAACTACACGGGCCAGCTGGCCACCTACCTCGAGCACGGCATCGTCGGCTCCGCCGGCACCGGCAAGGTCAGCGCGGCTCCCCGCGCCGACTTCGCGGAGGCGGCCGCCGCCGTCCTGACCCAGGACGGTCACGACGGCGCGGTGTACGAGCTCGGCGGCGAGGCGTTCACCATGCCCGAGTTGGCCGCGACCGTCTCCGCGGTCACGGGCCGGCACGTCGCCTACACCGATGTGCCGGTCGAGCAGTACGCCCAGATCCTCGTCGGTGCCGGGCTACCCGAGCCGGCCGCGGCACTGTTCGCGGACTTCGACCGGGCCGTGGCCGACGGGGAACACCACGTCGGCGACGACCTGGCCACGCTCATCGGCCGGGCGCCGACCCCGCTCGCCGACGCCGTCGCCGCGGCAGCCGCTCGCCAGCAGTGA
- a CDS encoding DUF6069 family protein yields the protein MTTTSARDTRAVSWKSTAVAAAIGAVGGLVINSLIALLAKALFDIPDEFQPLTLPVYGFLTVVGAIVGAIAWHLVVSRSRNASRVLRVLVPTVLVLSLIPDVMLLVNESQPGTTTAGVVALMLMHVGVAAAAVPAFRRFIPPQS from the coding sequence ATGACCACCACCTCGGCCCGGGACACCCGCGCGGTGTCCTGGAAGTCCACCGCCGTCGCCGCCGCCATCGGCGCCGTCGGGGGGCTCGTCATCAACAGCCTGATAGCCCTGCTCGCGAAGGCTCTCTTCGACATCCCGGACGAGTTCCAGCCGCTCACCCTGCCGGTGTACGGGTTCCTGACCGTCGTCGGCGCGATCGTCGGCGCCATCGCCTGGCACCTCGTCGTCTCGCGCAGCCGCAACGCCTCGCGGGTGCTGCGTGTGCTCGTTCCCACGGTGCTCGTGCTCTCGCTGATCCCGGACGTCATGCTGCTCGTCAACGAGTCGCAGCCCGGGACCACGACTGCCGGCGTGGTTGCGCTGATGCTCATGCACGTCGGTGTCGCCGCGGCGGCCGTGCCGGCCTTCCGCCGGTTCATCCCGCCCCAGTCCTGA
- a CDS encoding tyrosine-type recombinase/integrase, whose product MPPPRRSSTWPAPSPASRSATVPPAIAPGIETLAVVSTSGASCGKVDAQRWLDEATSALVTQTWTAPARGRVTVADWADRWLASQTGVKPSTLYRYGNLLRTHVLPTWGKHQLADVTHADVAVWVAKLLGQGSAAGTVRQAHRVFSLLLGLAVRDGRIPRNPAERVPLPRVIRSEPRFLTHDEVERLADAAGAEGDVIRLLAYTGLRFGEMAALRVRRVDFLRRRLTIAEAVTEVGGRLEFGTPKTHQQRTVPLPATLAEPLARRCEGKQGDDLLVTTASGTVLRLRNWRRVVFDPAVRAAGLSDVTPHDLRHTAASLAVSSGATVKAVQRMLGHASAAMTLDVYSGLVDDDLAALADRMDAAARAAAEARVGAVWARPPADTPPNGKCAGQGGGPRGESNPQPAD is encoded by the coding sequence TTGCCACCGCCACGGAGGTCATCGACATGGCCGGCTCCATCACCCGCATCACGCTCAGCGACGGTTCCGCCCGCTATCGCGCCCGGTATCGAGACCCTGGCGGTCGTCAGCACGAGCGGCGCTTCGTGCGGAAAGGTCGACGCCCAGCGCTGGCTCGACGAGGCCACCTCGGCCCTCGTCACGCAGACATGGACGGCGCCGGCGCGCGGCCGGGTCACCGTCGCCGACTGGGCCGATCGGTGGCTGGCCTCGCAGACCGGTGTGAAGCCGAGCACGCTCTACCGCTACGGCAACCTGCTGCGGACCCACGTGCTGCCGACCTGGGGGAAGCACCAGCTCGCCGATGTCACGCACGCCGATGTCGCCGTCTGGGTCGCCAAGTTGCTGGGCCAGGGGTCCGCCGCGGGCACCGTACGTCAGGCCCACCGGGTGTTCTCGCTGTTGCTCGGCCTCGCCGTCCGCGACGGGCGCATCCCGCGCAACCCGGCCGAGCGAGTGCCACTGCCTCGCGTGATCCGGAGCGAGCCGAGGTTCCTCACCCACGACGAGGTTGAGCGGCTCGCGGACGCAGCAGGCGCCGAGGGTGACGTCATCCGGCTGCTGGCGTACACCGGACTGCGCTTCGGTGAGATGGCCGCCCTGCGCGTCCGTCGCGTCGACTTCCTCCGGCGCCGGCTCACCATCGCCGAGGCCGTCACCGAGGTCGGCGGGCGGCTCGAGTTCGGTACGCCCAAGACCCATCAGCAGCGGACCGTGCCCCTGCCCGCAACCCTCGCCGAGCCGCTGGCCCGCCGCTGCGAGGGCAAGCAGGGCGACGACCTGTTGGTGACCACGGCCAGCGGCACGGTGCTTCGCCTCCGCAACTGGCGTCGCGTCGTCTTCGATCCGGCGGTACGAGCGGCCGGCCTGAGCGACGTCACTCCGCACGACCTACGCCACACCGCCGCGTCGCTCGCCGTCTCAAGCGGCGCCACAGTCAAGGCCGTCCAGCGCATGCTCGGCCACGCCTCGGCGGCCATGACCCTGGACGTCTACTCCGGCCTCGTCGACGACGACCTCGCCGCGCTGGCCGACCGGATGGACGCTGCCGCGCGGGCAGCCGCGGAGGCGCGTGTGGGCGCCGTGTGGGCGCGACCGCCAGCCGATACTCCGCCGAACGGTAAATGCGCTGGTCAAGGCGGTGGGCCCCGTGGGGAATCGAACCCACAACCCGCGGATTAA
- a CDS encoding DODA-type extradiol aromatic ring-opening family dioxygenase: protein MTTLGPATTAAADARIPADHLFAQHLRRVAALDPHRAWTPEDGALPSLYLSHGGGPMPFWRPEWLNPLHDWARALPKPKAILVVSAHWESAPLSISAPRPTELVYDFGGFDPLYYTFRYDTPDAGELARDVVRLMPDTEHVHQHASRGLDHGSWVPLKIMYPEADVPVLQLSLPTEDPDRLLAIGERLRPLREEGVLVVGSGHMTHGLPFITRGMLEGTEVPAWSTDFDGWAADALARGDVAELSRYRSAAPGLPYAHPTVEHFTPLFVALGAATDPTAPVITTLDGYSFGLSRRSFQAA, encoded by the coding sequence ATGACCACGCTCGGTCCCGCTACGACCGCCGCTGCGGACGCCCGCATCCCGGCCGACCACCTCTTTGCCCAGCACCTGCGCCGCGTCGCCGCGCTGGACCCACACCGGGCGTGGACGCCGGAGGACGGGGCGCTGCCGAGCCTCTACCTGTCCCACGGTGGTGGTCCGATGCCGTTCTGGCGGCCCGAGTGGCTGAACCCGTTGCACGACTGGGCCCGCGCGCTGCCCAAGCCGAAGGCGATCCTGGTGGTCTCCGCGCACTGGGAGTCCGCGCCGCTGTCGATCAGCGCTCCCCGGCCCACCGAGCTGGTCTACGACTTCGGCGGCTTCGACCCGCTCTACTACACGTTCCGCTACGACACCCCCGACGCGGGCGAGCTCGCCCGCGACGTGGTCCGCCTCATGCCCGACACCGAGCACGTGCACCAGCACGCCAGCCGCGGCCTGGACCACGGCTCCTGGGTGCCGCTGAAGATCATGTACCCGGAGGCCGACGTCCCGGTGCTGCAGCTCTCCCTGCCCACCGAGGACCCCGACCGGCTGCTGGCCATCGGTGAGCGGCTGCGTCCGCTGCGCGAGGAGGGCGTGCTGGTGGTCGGCTCGGGGCACATGACCCACGGCCTGCCGTTCATCACCCGGGGGATGCTCGAGGGGACCGAGGTGCCGGCCTGGTCGACCGACTTCGACGGCTGGGCCGCCGACGCGCTGGCCCGTGGCGACGTCGCCGAGCTGTCCCGGTATCGCAGCGCCGCGCCGGGCCTGCCCTACGCCCACCCGACCGTGGAGCACTTCACCCCGCTGTTCGTCGCCCTCGGCGCGGCCACCGACCCCACCGCCCCGGTGATCACCACCCTGGACGGCTACAGCTTCGGCCTCTCCCGGCGCTCTTTCCAGGCCGCCTGA
- a CDS encoding integral membrane protein, translating into MTATLPDGTPPTTTREKADPTMTTSTSPDTTTAHTASSAHRHRATTAPAYRITLARVIRAEWIKLRTLRSTWAMLTAVLLTIVGIGAIAAASATGAVEGPRDGGGPGGGDPLSTVLSGSMLAVVLVGVLGVLFGAREYSSGLIRSYLAAVPARLPVLGAKVVAFLLAVVPVVLAGVFVAFAVGMAVLDAGGVATVSWSDPGTARVVLGTAGYVVGMGLIGLALGVLLRSTAGAISALLAGILVLPTLAGALLPEAWDGLLKYLPSNAASAFTSTVPTESLLGAGTGVLVFAGWIVVAVAGAAVALSRRDA; encoded by the coding sequence GTGACCGCCACGCTGCCCGACGGCACCCCTCCCACCACGACCCGCGAGAAGGCGGACCCCACGATGACCACCTCCACCTCACCGGACACGACCACCGCTCACACCGCGTCCTCGGCCCACCGGCACCGCGCGACCACGGCGCCCGCGTACCGGATCACCCTGGCGCGCGTCATCCGCGCCGAGTGGATCAAGCTGCGCACCCTGCGCTCGACCTGGGCCATGCTGACCGCGGTGCTGCTGACCATCGTCGGGATCGGCGCCATCGCCGCCGCGAGCGCGACCGGCGCCGTCGAGGGCCCGCGCGACGGCGGCGGACCGGGCGGCGGCGATCCGCTCTCCACCGTGCTCAGCGGCTCGATGCTCGCCGTCGTCCTCGTCGGCGTCCTCGGTGTCCTGTTCGGCGCCCGGGAGTACTCCTCCGGCCTCATCCGCAGCTATCTCGCCGCGGTACCCGCGCGCCTGCCCGTGCTCGGGGCCAAGGTGGTCGCCTTTCTGCTGGCCGTCGTCCCGGTCGTCCTCGCGGGCGTCTTCGTGGCCTTCGCGGTGGGCATGGCCGTGCTCGACGCGGGCGGCGTCGCCACCGTCTCGTGGAGCGATCCGGGGACCGCGCGGGTCGTGCTGGGCACGGCCGGCTACGTCGTGGGCATGGGCCTGATCGGCCTGGCTCTCGGCGTGCTCCTGCGGAGCACCGCAGGAGCCATCAGTGCCCTGCTCGCCGGAATCCTGGTCTTGCCGACGCTCGCCGGCGCACTCCTGCCCGAGGCCTGGGACGGGTTGCTGAAGTATCTGCCGTCCAACGCCGCGTCGGCGTTCACGTCCACCGTTCCGACCGAGTCGCTGCTCGGCGCCGGCACGGGGGTACTGGTCTTCGCCGGCTGGATCGTCGTGGCCGTCGCCGGGGCCGCCGTCGCCTTGTCGCGCCGCGACGCCTGA